From one Rhodamnia argentea isolate NSW1041297 chromosome 1, ASM2092103v1, whole genome shotgun sequence genomic stretch:
- the LOC115752807 gene encoding uncharacterized protein LOC115752807 isoform X3: protein MEFTLSGNALKTFARSITCLARVGNDLAIQASPSQLSFHALNSSRSAYQLITFKPDLFDVFTVSGAQVQCSVLLKAVCSVLRTPITNIDYLSVQLTDVYASKVQWALQCFNGIKKTYWITCNVDPDIQQLSLDRRRYPSNFVVRPRDLNRLLANFQSSLQEITIIATERNSNPSDAASEFGGKAVEFRSYIDPTKENDSLLHTQLWIDPAEEFVQYAHNGNPVDVTFAVKELKAFLAFCEGCEVDIHMYFEKAGEPILMAPKFGTDEGVSSNFDATLVLATMLTSQLHEGNTGPSENGMPGQADTGEVSGEQPDRNRTSASEIPSNHTRIWSELSGSAARSGSGSDGRQVPEERILKAGGQSGIERISTIQISKAASAEGNIQTDGHGFSQRHPSNWVDANEDDDDDDNEDGAGLCVRSTPPYYEDQ, encoded by the exons ATGGAGTTCACCCTCAGCGGCAACGCTTTGAAGACCTTCGCTCGCTCCATCACTTGCCTCGCCCGCGTCGGAAACGACCTCGCTATCCAAGCTTCTCCTTCCCAG CTTTCCTTTCATGCGCTCAATTCGTCAAGATCTGCCTATCAGTTGATTACCTTCAAGCCAGACCTCTTTGATGTGTTTACAGTATCTGGTGCACAGGTTCAATGCAGCGTTCTTTTAAAG GCAGTCTGTTCTGTCCTTAGAACACCTATCACAAACAttgattatttgagtgtgcaATTAACAGACGTCTATGCATCAAAAGTTCAATGGGCTCTGCAGTGCTTCAACG GCATTAAGAAAACATACTGGATTACTTGCAATGTTGACCCCGACATACAGCAATTATCTCTGGATAGGAGAAGATACCCTAGCAATTTCGTAGTGAGGCCTCGTGATCTGAACAGATTGCTTGCAAATTTTCAGTCATCCCTTCAGGAAATTACTATCATTGCAACGGAACGCAACTCCAATCCTTCTGATGCTGCAAGCGAATTCGGCGGGAAAGCTGTTGAGTTCCGAAGCTACATTGATCCTACCAAAG AAAACGACTCTTTGCTGCACACTCAGCTGTGGATAGATCCTGCAGAAGAGTTTGTGCAGTATGCTCATAACGGCAACCCAGTAGACGTGACTTTTGCTGTCAAAGAGTTGAAG GCATTTCTTGCATTCTGCGAGGGATGTGAAGTGGACATTCATATGTACTTTGAGAAGGCTGGCGA GCCTATTTTGATGGCCCCTAAATTTGGCACTGATGAGGGGGTCTCTTCCAATTTTGATGCTACACTTGTGCTGGCCACCATGCTCACATCACAATTACACGAAGGTAATACTGGACCTTCAGAAAACGGAATGCCAGGCCAGGCTGATACTGGGGAAGTCTCTGGAGAGCAGCCAGACAGGAATAGAACAAGTGCTTCCGAGATTCCATCAAATCATACCAGAATATGGTCTGAACTCTCGG GAAGTGCTGCGAGAAGTGGCAGTGGTTCTGATGGAAGGCAAGTTCCTGAAGAAAGGATCCTAAAAGCCGGTGGTCAGTCAGGAATTGAAAGGATCAGCACCATTCAAATATCAAAAGCTGCATCAGCTGAAGGAAACATCCAAACTG ATGGTCATGGTTTTTCACAACGTCATCCAAGTAATTGGGTTGATGCcaatgaggatgatgatgatgatgataacgAGGATGGTGCTGGTCTCTGTGTTCGATCAACACCACCATACTATGAAGATCAATAA
- the LOC115752807 gene encoding uncharacterized protein LOC115752807 isoform X6: protein MEFTLSGNALKTFARSITCLARVGNDLAIQASPSQIKILMFIFDFQLSFHALNSSRSAYQLITFKPDLFDVFTVSGAQVQCSVLLKAVCSVLRTPITNIDYLSVQLTDVYASKVQWALQCFNGIKKTYWITCNVDPDIQQLSLDRRRYPSNFVVRPRDLNRLLANFQSSLQEITIIATERNSNPSDAASEFGGKAVEFRSYIDPTKENDSLLHTQLWIDPAEEFVQYAHNGNPVDVTFAVKELKAFLAFCEGCEVDIHMYFEKAGEPILMAPKFGTDEGVSSNFDATLVLATMLTSQLHEGNTGPSENGMPGQADTGEVSGEQPDRNRTSASEIPSNHTRIWSELSVLREVAVVLMEGKFLKKGS from the exons ATGGAGTTCACCCTCAGCGGCAACGCTTTGAAGACCTTCGCTCGCTCCATCACTTGCCTCGCCCGCGTCGGAAACGACCTCGCTATCCAAGCTTCTCCTTCCCAG ATTAAGATTCTCATGTTCATATTCGACTTCCAGCTTTCCTTTCATGCGCTCAATTCGTCAAGATCTGCCTATCAGTTGATTACCTTCAAGCCAGACCTCTTTGATGTGTTTACAGTATCTGGTGCACAGGTTCAATGCAGCGTTCTTTTAAAG GCAGTCTGTTCTGTCCTTAGAACACCTATCACAAACAttgattatttgagtgtgcaATTAACAGACGTCTATGCATCAAAAGTTCAATGGGCTCTGCAGTGCTTCAACG GCATTAAGAAAACATACTGGATTACTTGCAATGTTGACCCCGACATACAGCAATTATCTCTGGATAGGAGAAGATACCCTAGCAATTTCGTAGTGAGGCCTCGTGATCTGAACAGATTGCTTGCAAATTTTCAGTCATCCCTTCAGGAAATTACTATCATTGCAACGGAACGCAACTCCAATCCTTCTGATGCTGCAAGCGAATTCGGCGGGAAAGCTGTTGAGTTCCGAAGCTACATTGATCCTACCAAAG AAAACGACTCTTTGCTGCACACTCAGCTGTGGATAGATCCTGCAGAAGAGTTTGTGCAGTATGCTCATAACGGCAACCCAGTAGACGTGACTTTTGCTGTCAAAGAGTTGAAG GCATTTCTTGCATTCTGCGAGGGATGTGAAGTGGACATTCATATGTACTTTGAGAAGGCTGGCGA GCCTATTTTGATGGCCCCTAAATTTGGCACTGATGAGGGGGTCTCTTCCAATTTTGATGCTACACTTGTGCTGGCCACCATGCTCACATCACAATTACACGAAGGTAATACTGGACCTTCAGAAAACGGAATGCCAGGCCAGGCTGATACTGGGGAAGTCTCTGGAGAGCAGCCAGACAGGAATAGAACAAGTGCTTCCGAGATTCCATCAAATCATACCAGAATATGGTCTGAACTCTCGG TGCTGCGAGAAGTGGCAGTGGTTCTGATGGAAGGCAAGTTCCTGAAGAAAGGATCCTAA
- the LOC115752807 gene encoding uncharacterized protein LOC115752807 isoform X2, which translates to MEFTLSGNALKTFARSITCLARVGNDLAIQASPSQIKILMFIFDFQLSFHALNSSRSAYQLITFKPDLFDVFTVSGAQVQCSVLLKAVCSVLRTPITNIDYLSVQLTDVYASKVQWALQCFNGIKKTYWITCNVDPDIQQLSLDRRRYPSNFVVRPRDLNRLLANFQSSLQEITIIATERNSNPSDAASEFGGKAVEFRSYIDPTKENDSLLHTQLWIDPAEEFVQYAHNGNPVDVTFAVKELKAFLAFCEGCEVDIHMYFEKAGEPILMAPKFGTDEGVSSNFDATLVLATMLTSQLHEGNTGPSENGMPGQADTGEVSGEQPDRNRTSASEIPSNHTRIWSELSGSAARSGSGSDGRQVPEERILKAGGQSGIERISTIQISKAASAEGNIQTDGHGFSQRHPSNWVDANEDDDDDDNEDGAGLCVRSTPPYYEDQ; encoded by the exons ATGGAGTTCACCCTCAGCGGCAACGCTTTGAAGACCTTCGCTCGCTCCATCACTTGCCTCGCCCGCGTCGGAAACGACCTCGCTATCCAAGCTTCTCCTTCCCAG ATTAAGATTCTCATGTTCATATTCGACTTCCAGCTTTCCTTTCATGCGCTCAATTCGTCAAGATCTGCCTATCAGTTGATTACCTTCAAGCCAGACCTCTTTGATGTGTTTACAGTATCTGGTGCACAGGTTCAATGCAGCGTTCTTTTAAAG GCAGTCTGTTCTGTCCTTAGAACACCTATCACAAACAttgattatttgagtgtgcaATTAACAGACGTCTATGCATCAAAAGTTCAATGGGCTCTGCAGTGCTTCAACG GCATTAAGAAAACATACTGGATTACTTGCAATGTTGACCCCGACATACAGCAATTATCTCTGGATAGGAGAAGATACCCTAGCAATTTCGTAGTGAGGCCTCGTGATCTGAACAGATTGCTTGCAAATTTTCAGTCATCCCTTCAGGAAATTACTATCATTGCAACGGAACGCAACTCCAATCCTTCTGATGCTGCAAGCGAATTCGGCGGGAAAGCTGTTGAGTTCCGAAGCTACATTGATCCTACCAAAG AAAACGACTCTTTGCTGCACACTCAGCTGTGGATAGATCCTGCAGAAGAGTTTGTGCAGTATGCTCATAACGGCAACCCAGTAGACGTGACTTTTGCTGTCAAAGAGTTGAAG GCATTTCTTGCATTCTGCGAGGGATGTGAAGTGGACATTCATATGTACTTTGAGAAGGCTGGCGA GCCTATTTTGATGGCCCCTAAATTTGGCACTGATGAGGGGGTCTCTTCCAATTTTGATGCTACACTTGTGCTGGCCACCATGCTCACATCACAATTACACGAAGGTAATACTGGACCTTCAGAAAACGGAATGCCAGGCCAGGCTGATACTGGGGAAGTCTCTGGAGAGCAGCCAGACAGGAATAGAACAAGTGCTTCCGAGATTCCATCAAATCATACCAGAATATGGTCTGAACTCTCGG GAAGTGCTGCGAGAAGTGGCAGTGGTTCTGATGGAAGGCAAGTTCCTGAAGAAAGGATCCTAAAAGCCGGTGGTCAGTCAGGAATTGAAAGGATCAGCACCATTCAAATATCAAAAGCTGCATCAGCTGAAGGAAACATCCAAACTG ATGGTCATGGTTTTTCACAACGTCATCCAAGTAATTGGGTTGATGCcaatgaggatgatgatgatgatgataacgAGGATGGTGCTGGTCTCTGTGTTCGATCAACACCACCATACTATGAAGATCAATAA
- the LOC115752807 gene encoding uncharacterized protein LOC115752807 isoform X4, with amino-acid sequence MEFTLSGNALKTFARSITCLARVGNDLAIQASPSQIKILMFIFDFQLSFHALNSSRSAYQLITFKPDLFDVFTVSGAQVQCSVLLKAVCSVLRTPITNIDYLSVQLTDVYASKVQWALQCFNGIKKTYWITCNVDPDIQQLSLDRRRYPSNFVVRPRDLNRLLANFQSSLQEITIIATERNSNPSDAASEFGGKAVEFRSYIDPTKENDSLLHTQLWIDPAEEFVQYAHNGNPVDVTFAVKELKAFLAFCEGCEVDIHMYFEKAGEPILMAPKFGTDEGVSSNFDATLVLATMLTSQLHEGNTGPSENGMPGQADTGEVSGEQPDRNRTSASEIPSNHTRIWSELSGSAARSGSGSDGRQVPEERILKAGGQSGIERISTIQISKAASAEGNIQTGPDSSSLNLSLSLCVWSWFFTTSSK; translated from the exons ATGGAGTTCACCCTCAGCGGCAACGCTTTGAAGACCTTCGCTCGCTCCATCACTTGCCTCGCCCGCGTCGGAAACGACCTCGCTATCCAAGCTTCTCCTTCCCAG ATTAAGATTCTCATGTTCATATTCGACTTCCAGCTTTCCTTTCATGCGCTCAATTCGTCAAGATCTGCCTATCAGTTGATTACCTTCAAGCCAGACCTCTTTGATGTGTTTACAGTATCTGGTGCACAGGTTCAATGCAGCGTTCTTTTAAAG GCAGTCTGTTCTGTCCTTAGAACACCTATCACAAACAttgattatttgagtgtgcaATTAACAGACGTCTATGCATCAAAAGTTCAATGGGCTCTGCAGTGCTTCAACG GCATTAAGAAAACATACTGGATTACTTGCAATGTTGACCCCGACATACAGCAATTATCTCTGGATAGGAGAAGATACCCTAGCAATTTCGTAGTGAGGCCTCGTGATCTGAACAGATTGCTTGCAAATTTTCAGTCATCCCTTCAGGAAATTACTATCATTGCAACGGAACGCAACTCCAATCCTTCTGATGCTGCAAGCGAATTCGGCGGGAAAGCTGTTGAGTTCCGAAGCTACATTGATCCTACCAAAG AAAACGACTCTTTGCTGCACACTCAGCTGTGGATAGATCCTGCAGAAGAGTTTGTGCAGTATGCTCATAACGGCAACCCAGTAGACGTGACTTTTGCTGTCAAAGAGTTGAAG GCATTTCTTGCATTCTGCGAGGGATGTGAAGTGGACATTCATATGTACTTTGAGAAGGCTGGCGA GCCTATTTTGATGGCCCCTAAATTTGGCACTGATGAGGGGGTCTCTTCCAATTTTGATGCTACACTTGTGCTGGCCACCATGCTCACATCACAATTACACGAAGGTAATACTGGACCTTCAGAAAACGGAATGCCAGGCCAGGCTGATACTGGGGAAGTCTCTGGAGAGCAGCCAGACAGGAATAGAACAAGTGCTTCCGAGATTCCATCAAATCATACCAGAATATGGTCTGAACTCTCGG GAAGTGCTGCGAGAAGTGGCAGTGGTTCTGATGGAAGGCAAGTTCCTGAAGAAAGGATCCTAAAAGCCGGTGGTCAGTCAGGAATTGAAAGGATCAGCACCATTCAAATATCAAAAGCTGCATCAGCTGAAGGAAACATCCAAACTGGTCCAGATTCTTCgtctctcaatctctctctcagtTTGTGTGT ATGGTCATGGTTTTTCACAACGTCATCCAAGTAA
- the LOC115752807 gene encoding uncharacterized protein LOC115752807 isoform X5, with protein MEFTLSGNALKTFAHSITCLVRVGNDLVIQASPFEYVYASKVQWALQCFNGIKKTYWITCNVDPDIQQLSLDRRRYPSNFVVRPRDLNRLLANFQSSLQEITIIATERNSNPSDAASEFGGKAVEFRSYIDPTKENDSLLHTQLWIDPAEEFVQYAHNGNPVDVTFAVKELKAFLAFCEGCEVDIHMYFEKAGEPILMAPKFGTDEGVSSNFDATLVLATMLTSQLHEGNTGPSENGMPGQADTGEVSGEQPDRNRTSASEIPSNHTRIWSELSGSAARSGSGSDGRQVPEERILKAGGQSGIERISTIQISKAASAEGNIQTGPDSSSLNLSLSLYGHGFSQRHPSNWVDANEDDDDDDNEDGAGLCVRSTPPYYEDQ; from the exons ACGTCTATGCATCAAAAGTTCAATGGGCTCTGCAGTGCTTCAACG GCATTAAGAAAACATACTGGATTACTTGCAATGTTGACCCCGACATACAGCAATTATCTCTGGATAGGAGAAGATACCCTAGCAATTTCGTAGTGAGGCCTCGTGATCTGAACAGATTGCTTGCAAATTTTCAGTCATCCCTTCAGGAAATTACTATCATTGCAACGGAACGCAACTCCAATCCTTCTGATGCTGCAAGCGAATTCGGCGGGAAAGCTGTTGAGTTCCGAAGCTACATTGATCCTACCAAAG AAAACGACTCTTTGCTGCACACTCAGCTGTGGATAGATCCTGCAGAAGAGTTTGTGCAGTATGCTCATAACGGCAACCCAGTAGACGTGACTTTTGCTGTCAAAGAGTTGAAG GCATTTCTTGCATTCTGCGAGGGATGTGAAGTGGACATTCATATGTACTTTGAGAAGGCTGGCGA GCCTATTTTGATGGCCCCTAAATTTGGCACTGATGAGGGGGTCTCTTCCAATTTTGATGCTACACTTGTGCTGGCCACCATGCTCACATCACAATTACACGAAGGTAATACTGGACCTTCAGAAAACGGAATGCCAGGCCAGGCTGATACTGGGGAAGTCTCTGGAGAGCAGCCAGACAGGAATAGAACAAGTGCTTCCGAGATTCCATCAAATCATACCAGAATATGGTCTGAACTCTCGG GAAGTGCTGCGAGAAGTGGCAGTGGTTCTGATGGAAGGCAAGTTCCTGAAGAAAGGATCCTAAAAGCCGGTGGTCAGTCAGGAATTGAAAGGATCAGCACCATTCAAATATCAAAAGCTGCATCAGCTGAAGGAAACATCCAAACTGGTCCAGATTCTTCgtctctcaatctctctctcagtTTGT ATGGTCATGGTTTTTCACAACGTCATCCAAGTAATTGGGTTGATGCcaatgaggatgatgatgatgatgataacgAGGATGGTGCTGGTCTCTGTGTTCGATCAACACCACCATACTATGAAGATCAATAA
- the LOC115752807 gene encoding uncharacterized protein LOC115752807 isoform X9, with protein sequence MQRSFKVQWALQCFNGIKKTYWITCNVDPDIQQLSLDRRRYPSNFVVRPRDLNRLLANFQSSLQEITIIATERNSNPSDAASEFGGKAVEFRSYIDPTKENDSLLHTQLWIDPAEEFVQYAHNGNPVDVTFAVKELKAFLAFCEGCEVDIHMYFEKAGEPILMAPKFGTDEGVSSNFDATLVLATMLTSQLHEGNTGPSENGMPGQADTGEVSGEQPDRNRTSASEIPSNHTRIWSELSGSAARSGSGSDGRQVPEERILKAGGQSGIERISTIQISKAASAEGNIQTGPDSSSLNLSLSLYGHGFSQRHPSNWVDANEDDDDDDNEDGAGLCVRSTPPYYEDQ encoded by the exons ATGCAGCGTTCTTTTAAAG TTCAATGGGCTCTGCAGTGCTTCAACG GCATTAAGAAAACATACTGGATTACTTGCAATGTTGACCCCGACATACAGCAATTATCTCTGGATAGGAGAAGATACCCTAGCAATTTCGTAGTGAGGCCTCGTGATCTGAACAGATTGCTTGCAAATTTTCAGTCATCCCTTCAGGAAATTACTATCATTGCAACGGAACGCAACTCCAATCCTTCTGATGCTGCAAGCGAATTCGGCGGGAAAGCTGTTGAGTTCCGAAGCTACATTGATCCTACCAAAG AAAACGACTCTTTGCTGCACACTCAGCTGTGGATAGATCCTGCAGAAGAGTTTGTGCAGTATGCTCATAACGGCAACCCAGTAGACGTGACTTTTGCTGTCAAAGAGTTGAAG GCATTTCTTGCATTCTGCGAGGGATGTGAAGTGGACATTCATATGTACTTTGAGAAGGCTGGCGA GCCTATTTTGATGGCCCCTAAATTTGGCACTGATGAGGGGGTCTCTTCCAATTTTGATGCTACACTTGTGCTGGCCACCATGCTCACATCACAATTACACGAAGGTAATACTGGACCTTCAGAAAACGGAATGCCAGGCCAGGCTGATACTGGGGAAGTCTCTGGAGAGCAGCCAGACAGGAATAGAACAAGTGCTTCCGAGATTCCATCAAATCATACCAGAATATGGTCTGAACTCTCGG GAAGTGCTGCGAGAAGTGGCAGTGGTTCTGATGGAAGGCAAGTTCCTGAAGAAAGGATCCTAAAAGCCGGTGGTCAGTCAGGAATTGAAAGGATCAGCACCATTCAAATATCAAAAGCTGCATCAGCTGAAGGAAACATCCAAACTGGTCCAGATTCTTCgtctctcaatctctctctcagtTTGT ATGGTCATGGTTTTTCACAACGTCATCCAAGTAATTGGGTTGATGCcaatgaggatgatgatgatgatgataacgAGGATGGTGCTGGTCTCTGTGTTCGATCAACACCACCATACTATGAAGATCAATAA
- the LOC115752807 gene encoding uncharacterized protein LOC115752807 isoform X8, with protein MQRSFKDVYASKVQWALQCFNGIKKTYWITCNVDPDIQQLSLDRRRYPSNFVVRPRDLNRLLANFQSSLQEITIIATERNSNPSDAASEFGGKAVEFRSYIDPTKENDSLLHTQLWIDPAEEFVQYAHNGNPVDVTFAVKELKAFLAFCEGCEVDIHMYFEKAGEPILMAPKFGTDEGVSSNFDATLVLATMLTSQLHEGNTGPSENGMPGQADTGEVSGEQPDRNRTSASEIPSNHTRIWSELSGSAARSGSGSDGRQVPEERILKAGGQSGIERISTIQISKAASAEGNIQTGPDSSSLNLSLSLYGHGFSQRHPSNWVDANEDDDDDDNEDGAGLCVRSTPPYYEDQ; from the exons ATGCAGCGTTCTTTTAAAG ACGTCTATGCATCAAAAGTTCAATGGGCTCTGCAGTGCTTCAACG GCATTAAGAAAACATACTGGATTACTTGCAATGTTGACCCCGACATACAGCAATTATCTCTGGATAGGAGAAGATACCCTAGCAATTTCGTAGTGAGGCCTCGTGATCTGAACAGATTGCTTGCAAATTTTCAGTCATCCCTTCAGGAAATTACTATCATTGCAACGGAACGCAACTCCAATCCTTCTGATGCTGCAAGCGAATTCGGCGGGAAAGCTGTTGAGTTCCGAAGCTACATTGATCCTACCAAAG AAAACGACTCTTTGCTGCACACTCAGCTGTGGATAGATCCTGCAGAAGAGTTTGTGCAGTATGCTCATAACGGCAACCCAGTAGACGTGACTTTTGCTGTCAAAGAGTTGAAG GCATTTCTTGCATTCTGCGAGGGATGTGAAGTGGACATTCATATGTACTTTGAGAAGGCTGGCGA GCCTATTTTGATGGCCCCTAAATTTGGCACTGATGAGGGGGTCTCTTCCAATTTTGATGCTACACTTGTGCTGGCCACCATGCTCACATCACAATTACACGAAGGTAATACTGGACCTTCAGAAAACGGAATGCCAGGCCAGGCTGATACTGGGGAAGTCTCTGGAGAGCAGCCAGACAGGAATAGAACAAGTGCTTCCGAGATTCCATCAAATCATACCAGAATATGGTCTGAACTCTCGG GAAGTGCTGCGAGAAGTGGCAGTGGTTCTGATGGAAGGCAAGTTCCTGAAGAAAGGATCCTAAAAGCCGGTGGTCAGTCAGGAATTGAAAGGATCAGCACCATTCAAATATCAAAAGCTGCATCAGCTGAAGGAAACATCCAAACTGGTCCAGATTCTTCgtctctcaatctctctctcagtTTGT ATGGTCATGGTTTTTCACAACGTCATCCAAGTAATTGGGTTGATGCcaatgaggatgatgatgatgatgataacgAGGATGGTGCTGGTCTCTGTGTTCGATCAACACCACCATACTATGAAGATCAATAA
- the LOC115752807 gene encoding uncharacterized protein LOC115752807 isoform X7 — protein sequence MVKPREKIPMDISTDVYASKVQWALQCFNGIKKTYWITCNVDPDIQQLSLDRRRYPSNFVVRPRDLNRLLANFQSSLQEITIIATERNSNPSDAASEFGGKAVEFRSYIDPTKENDSLLHTQLWIDPAEEFVQYAHNGNPVDVTFAVKELKAFLAFCEGCEVDIHMYFEKAGEPILMAPKFGTDEGVSSNFDATLVLATMLTSQLHEGNTGPSENGMPGQADTGEVSGEQPDRNRTSASEIPSNHTRIWSELSGSAARSGSGSDGRQVPEERILKAGGQSGIERISTIQISKAASAEGNIQTGPDSSSLNLSLSLYGHGFSQRHPSNWVDANEDDDDDDNEDGAGLCVRSTPPYYEDQ from the exons ATGGTTAAACCACGGGAGAAAATCCCTATGGATATTTCTACAG ACGTCTATGCATCAAAAGTTCAATGGGCTCTGCAGTGCTTCAACG GCATTAAGAAAACATACTGGATTACTTGCAATGTTGACCCCGACATACAGCAATTATCTCTGGATAGGAGAAGATACCCTAGCAATTTCGTAGTGAGGCCTCGTGATCTGAACAGATTGCTTGCAAATTTTCAGTCATCCCTTCAGGAAATTACTATCATTGCAACGGAACGCAACTCCAATCCTTCTGATGCTGCAAGCGAATTCGGCGGGAAAGCTGTTGAGTTCCGAAGCTACATTGATCCTACCAAAG AAAACGACTCTTTGCTGCACACTCAGCTGTGGATAGATCCTGCAGAAGAGTTTGTGCAGTATGCTCATAACGGCAACCCAGTAGACGTGACTTTTGCTGTCAAAGAGTTGAAG GCATTTCTTGCATTCTGCGAGGGATGTGAAGTGGACATTCATATGTACTTTGAGAAGGCTGGCGA GCCTATTTTGATGGCCCCTAAATTTGGCACTGATGAGGGGGTCTCTTCCAATTTTGATGCTACACTTGTGCTGGCCACCATGCTCACATCACAATTACACGAAGGTAATACTGGACCTTCAGAAAACGGAATGCCAGGCCAGGCTGATACTGGGGAAGTCTCTGGAGAGCAGCCAGACAGGAATAGAACAAGTGCTTCCGAGATTCCATCAAATCATACCAGAATATGGTCTGAACTCTCGG GAAGTGCTGCGAGAAGTGGCAGTGGTTCTGATGGAAGGCAAGTTCCTGAAGAAAGGATCCTAAAAGCCGGTGGTCAGTCAGGAATTGAAAGGATCAGCACCATTCAAATATCAAAAGCTGCATCAGCTGAAGGAAACATCCAAACTGGTCCAGATTCTTCgtctctcaatctctctctcagtTTGT ATGGTCATGGTTTTTCACAACGTCATCCAAGTAATTGGGTTGATGCcaatgaggatgatgatgatgatgataacgAGGATGGTGCTGGTCTCTGTGTTCGATCAACACCACCATACTATGAAGATCAATAA
- the LOC115752807 gene encoding uncharacterized protein LOC115752807 isoform X1 translates to MEFTLSGNALKTFARSITCLARVGNDLAIQASPSQLSFHALNSSRSAYQLITFKPDLFDVFTVSGAQVQCSVLLKAVCSVLRTPITNIDYLSVQLTDVYASKVQWALQCFNGIKKTYWITCNVDPDIQQLSLDRRRYPSNFVVRPRDLNRLLANFQSSLQEITIIATERNSNPSDAASEFGGKAVEFRSYIDPTKENDSLLHTQLWIDPAEEFVQYAHNGNPVDVTFAVKELKAFLAFCEGCEVDIHMYFEKAGEPILMAPKFGTDEGVSSNFDATLVLATMLTSQLHEGNTGPSENGMPGQADTGEVSGEQPDRNRTSASEIPSNHTRIWSELSGSAARSGSGSDGRQVPEERILKAGGQSGIERISTIQISKAASAEGNIQTGPDSSSLNLSLSLYGHGFSQRHPSNWVDANEDDDDDDNEDGAGLCVRSTPPYYEDQ, encoded by the exons ATGGAGTTCACCCTCAGCGGCAACGCTTTGAAGACCTTCGCTCGCTCCATCACTTGCCTCGCCCGCGTCGGAAACGACCTCGCTATCCAAGCTTCTCCTTCCCAG CTTTCCTTTCATGCGCTCAATTCGTCAAGATCTGCCTATCAGTTGATTACCTTCAAGCCAGACCTCTTTGATGTGTTTACAGTATCTGGTGCACAGGTTCAATGCAGCGTTCTTTTAAAG GCAGTCTGTTCTGTCCTTAGAACACCTATCACAAACAttgattatttgagtgtgcaATTAACAGACGTCTATGCATCAAAAGTTCAATGGGCTCTGCAGTGCTTCAACG GCATTAAGAAAACATACTGGATTACTTGCAATGTTGACCCCGACATACAGCAATTATCTCTGGATAGGAGAAGATACCCTAGCAATTTCGTAGTGAGGCCTCGTGATCTGAACAGATTGCTTGCAAATTTTCAGTCATCCCTTCAGGAAATTACTATCATTGCAACGGAACGCAACTCCAATCCTTCTGATGCTGCAAGCGAATTCGGCGGGAAAGCTGTTGAGTTCCGAAGCTACATTGATCCTACCAAAG AAAACGACTCTTTGCTGCACACTCAGCTGTGGATAGATCCTGCAGAAGAGTTTGTGCAGTATGCTCATAACGGCAACCCAGTAGACGTGACTTTTGCTGTCAAAGAGTTGAAG GCATTTCTTGCATTCTGCGAGGGATGTGAAGTGGACATTCATATGTACTTTGAGAAGGCTGGCGA GCCTATTTTGATGGCCCCTAAATTTGGCACTGATGAGGGGGTCTCTTCCAATTTTGATGCTACACTTGTGCTGGCCACCATGCTCACATCACAATTACACGAAGGTAATACTGGACCTTCAGAAAACGGAATGCCAGGCCAGGCTGATACTGGGGAAGTCTCTGGAGAGCAGCCAGACAGGAATAGAACAAGTGCTTCCGAGATTCCATCAAATCATACCAGAATATGGTCTGAACTCTCGG GAAGTGCTGCGAGAAGTGGCAGTGGTTCTGATGGAAGGCAAGTTCCTGAAGAAAGGATCCTAAAAGCCGGTGGTCAGTCAGGAATTGAAAGGATCAGCACCATTCAAATATCAAAAGCTGCATCAGCTGAAGGAAACATCCAAACTGGTCCAGATTCTTCgtctctcaatctctctctcagtTTGT ATGGTCATGGTTTTTCACAACGTCATCCAAGTAATTGGGTTGATGCcaatgaggatgatgatgatgatgataacgAGGATGGTGCTGGTCTCTGTGTTCGATCAACACCACCATACTATGAAGATCAATAA